In the genome of Raphanus sativus cultivar WK10039 chromosome 9, ASM80110v3, whole genome shotgun sequence, the window TACGctttctgtttttatttctaCAGTGACCATATGTTCACTTTGATTCTGTTATATACGTTTGGGTTTATCACCAAACGACGTCTTCATCCATCTGTTCGTCGATATTGCTATCTTCACTCTCGACCATCGTCTCTTAGGCTGGTTTTTATCACTGGTTTGAGTTTCATTTGTTATGTTCTTAAGACATGGGGGAGATATTTGGAGCGATTGCGTCGAATCGAAGGTTTTATTTTCTCCACTTTGGAGCGTGATTATCCGGCAAATCTCGTAGGTTTTGTCGATGTTCTTCCGGCAAATCTTCATGGTTTTGTCGGCGCCATCTCCGAGCACTTGATGCACGATGTTCTCTTTTCTCCTGTTAATTTTGGAGAGTTGCAATCATTCCTGAAGGCGCCTTGGCCGGGAGACTATAATATCACTCTTTTCTCAAATCAAATGTTAATAGTTTTGTTTGGGAGTTGGACGATGCAGAAGCCACAATGGAAACACAATGCATCATCGTACAAGAGTGGATGGATTTCACAGCAGACAAGATCATTTTATTGGAGCCACAAAAAGAGTATTATAGAGTCTACTTCAATAACAAGAACACATATACGGACTAATTGGTACCGTGTCGAGTTTTCAAAGCATGTCTCGTATGCAATGGATTTTTTCTATACGATTTGGAAAAGGAATAAAATGCCAAAATGGCATATACCAATCGTATCAGAGTGAGACGAATTCTGGAAAAGGAAAATAACAGAATATATGTTCTGTTAGCGTGTAAGGCTTCCTGCAAAAGAAAGCAACGTCAATATTCACTTCTACAAACGATTTGTCTTTAGCATATGTCGCATATTTCTGCTTATGTAATAATTTGTATTCTATTGCTTTGTATACGATTCTATTACTCGATTTGTACTTTGATCTACTAATAAAATCTGTttagacgttaaaaaaaaaaaagaagacatgtAAGTCTTAGGGAAGTTTTAATGGACTtagggaaaaaaaagaagacatgtaagtctttaaaataaatttcgttttttttttattatgggAACAAAATAGTTGAAACTACATGCCTTTAGAATAAGACTTGCAAGTCCATTAAAACTTCCCTAAGCTATATTTCCCATATACTATATTTAATATTGTGTAGGATATGTTAAATATAAGACGTTTAATcatgtagttttttttataaagaatttAATCATGtagttaaacatatattgaaCAACATGGTAGGCTAgatagttgaaaaataaaatttctttggTGGCTACAGCTCAGCCATTTTGTCGAACGTGGGCATTGTAACTTGACAGTCATAGTTGCGATCACGTTACGTAGCTGTCAATATCTTATGCAATTAAATTAAGATTAATGAATGATCTCGATAAGTTTGTTATATAATCATACCAAAAAGTCTTTTACATAAGAATAAGGGAGGGTGTTAAACAACATAAAGTCGATCCtaccaaaaaggaaaaaaaaaagaaacatcaatCATACAACTAAGGGCTGCCACAGCACAAAGCTAATTAAGGTGTTCACAAACCATGGCGAATGATGAGATAGAGCTAACAGTAACTAATCCATCTCACGGACACTCTCTCCAGCACAATGTAGCTAAATATTCTCCAGAGTGTCTCATCTGTAAAGAGAGTGGTAAGCCTGAATTCTATAAATGTCACCTTTGTGACTTCAATCTATGTCCGGCCTGTGCGAGGAAGCCACTTATCGTAGAACCCAAAAGGTCGCATGAGCATCCACTCACGCTCATGCCGAAGtcttcttttattttcactTGTATTGCTTGTGGGGTGGGTGATCTCCGCTCACCTCTTTGTTTATGTATCCCATGCTGTTTCACAATTCATAGGGAATGCGTTGACTTGCCACGTGTCATATGCATCAATCTCCACGACGAGCACCGCATTTCATTTGTTCTACCTTTAGGCGTTGGAGCGTGGAAATGTGGGGTTTGTCGCAAGAAAGTTGATGGAGAGTATGGTGCATTTTCATGCTCCACTTGCCCTAACTATGCTGTTCATTCGAGATGCGCGATCAAGTGGGAAGTGTGGGATCAGATAGAACTAGAAGGAGTGCCGGAAGAAGATCCTCAAGAAATTGCACCATTCACGGTGCTTGGAGATGATGTCATAAAACATTTCAGTCATGAACACAACCTTAAGCACATCATACAAGATGCAGCTGAGGCCGCTCATTACGAAAGCAAGCAATGCAATGCATGCATCCTGCCCGTCTATTCGGATCCATGCTATATATGTACAAACAATGAATGCGACTTCATTCTTCATAAAGTCTGCGCTAACCTTCCAAAAATGAAAAGACATCCGGCTGACCCTGAAAGATTCAGTCTATTTACTGAGGATGTGGGCGGTATAAGCTGCAGTTGTTGTAAGCAAATTGGAAGCGGCTTCGCCTACATAGCTCTTGGCTGTGTGATTGATATTCGATGCGCTCTTATACGCAATGGACTCATCCACAAAAGCCACCCTCATTCACCACTCTTCTTTTTATTCAGGGCAGGCCGCTCAGCCATTTGCTCAAATTGTAATCAAAATAACTTCTATATGATGAGTTGTGATGAATGCGACAACTTTTGTTTGTGCTTCAGATGCGCTACTCTACCAAGTGTGGTGAAAAACAAGTACGACCAACATCCCCTTTACTTAAGCTACGGTGAGAATACGAATGGAGAATACTGGTGTGAGATATGCGAGGAGAGAACAGATCCAAACAAGTGGTTCTATACTTGTGACGAGTGTTCTTCCACGCTTCATATCACTTGTGTATTGGGTAGGAAACCTTATTTTAGGAAGGGATTCATCCATAAATCTGAAGACTCCGAAATCCAAATTCTCCCCAACGATTACATGACAAGGCCACATTGTCGACGTTGTTCCTCTCGTTGCGAAGGTCCCTTGGTCATGAAAACATTGACACTTAAAGATTGGTTCCGTTGTTTCAATTGCACTGTTTAATTTTGGATTAACATTTGTTGGAAAAGATTACGTGCTATGTATGTTCTTAAAAACAAAGGTAGATGTAATCGATAGCTGATCTAGAATTTTTCTATCAGAATATCATACAagaatttgttttataaatggAAAATAATAGGAAAAAATTTGGATACTGATggagataaatatttggaatatttccatttatcttattatttattttataaattatttgataattatcttaatgttttagggttttattgttttcttatatatagtcttttagacTCTATGGTTGTATATCAAAaagaagaggttttgataaaccactgagaagagtattctcaaaccctaaagaaatttttataaaccactgtgaagagtattcacaacccctaagagcttttaattaagcactgtgaagagtattcacaaaccctagattcgtgTATTTTTGGAATAAACGGATCTAATTCTGTCTCTAGAAACTTCCGCTATATCagatacatattttttataagagattttaatttgaaaacaataattttatttatttatttttaaatttacacttatatatatgtaaattgacTAAATTATCCAATTTtaacaattaaaattattttaatatcttttgtCATTGTTCAGGACACAATCATGATGTGACTTTGgaatttggatattttttgtGTTCTAAGCTCTTTTGCTTTGAATTTGGTTTTGGTTACTCTAGTTTATTTtgcaataaaatttaattattctcATAAACATTTTGTAAGTTACGGAGGAACGGGGTTTGGAAATGGGAATCGTGGATTCTAGTTATGGTAGTACGGCGGAAACCGGCGTTAAGGCACCGTTAAGTTGGGGGGAGGAGCTAGTTTGAAGTAGGCATAGGCAACCGAACCGAGGATCCTCAAATAACCAAATGGTTCCTATATTTCTATATCTTAGATAACTGAATTAAAccagaaccgaaccaaaaaccaaacggatatccaaatatataaaaatattaattatataaatatgacataattaaatatatttataactaacagttttcttacaaaaatccaaaaatatgtaagaataactaaattattataaaatattcgaattattcgaGAGTATCCggataattttattcaaaatatccAAAGTAATCcataatatctaattttttatctaaatcatcataattatttaatattttatcttaaataacgATATTTTATTTGAACTATCTAAATTGCCCGAATTATTCGAACCCGACCGGAATCAAATGAGAACTAAaattatttcagatatttttcagTTCCATAGTTTTACTATCCggaccaaaccgaacccgaaactatTCTAACCGAAAGTGCAGCACCTCAGCAACTCGAACTCACAAAAAGTTATTCGAAAGTgcaaaaaaattgatttgtaaCGGCTGAATTCGTTGAAATAAATgctaaataaaatagaataaacaaatactttaaatataaagtcagataatttataaatatttgttttcatatggAAGCAAAATCTAAAATACATTAATGTATGATTTGGTTTCTTCACCTATCCCACCTACCTCTCTACAactagagagagaagaagaagtagcAGGCAAATCTCGTCTCACTCTTTTCCTGTTTTCCTCTTCCCCCTGCTCATGTCTTCTTCCATCTCCTCTTCAACAATGTCTTTGCAGATGCAAACCTCCACGACCGTCTTCAGAAACTCCGCCCCATCTACCGCCTCCCAAAGACTCCTCCCACTAAGAACCGTCGCGGTTCGCCAAGAAACGTCATCATCGTGGAGAGGAGTCAGATGCAGCGGCGTTGGAGACGCCTGGAAGCAAAAAGCAGTTCCTAACTCCAACTATGTGGTCCCTATGGACGACAagttctcctcctcctcatccatCACTCGGCCTCTGATCGAGATACTTCGcgatctcaacaaaaagatcCCCGATAACATCGTCAAGAGCCATGGTCCTGGATCCAATGCCGCTTCTTCTGGCTTCATCCCCTGGTACTCTCTGCTAAACCTTGTTCTTCTTGTTGTTGCTTCTTGTTTGATCTGAGTTCTTGGACTCGTGTCTTTCGTTAGGTACCATGCAAACCGGATGCTAAGCTTCTACGCACCGGGTTGGTGTGGGGAAGTTCGAGATGTCATTTACTCTGAGAACGGTTCCGTCGTCACCGTTGTTTATCGTCTCACCATTCGTGGCTCCGATGGTGAGGTAATAAGCAATACATGActtcagagtttttttttttttgtctttctttctctctctgtgTGTCAACACTAGGTTTCATGTAATGTAATGCAGGCACATCGTGAATCTACTGGGACAGCAACCATGACTGGTGATCACATCGAGGATCCAGTTGCTGAAGCTGAGGAAATGGCATTCTGCAGAGCATGTGCAAGATTTGGTCTCGGCTTGTATCTGTATCATGAGTCGTAGGGCTGGCTGGTATGCTTACCTTCTTTTTTGGTTGATGCGTCTATCAACTTGTTGGATAGACCCTTGTGTGAATCTGTCATGATGTTCACAAAcaagttattaattaatatcatCATTTTGTATGTATACATTTTCCCTGgtgttatttagattttttgtgtATGTTTTGTGTACATTTGTGAGTAACAGAGCACATGATCTCAGAAGCTTTGGACCCATATCTGAACTCAGTACCCTGTTGCAAAGGAAGACCGTAATCTCCTGGAAGTGTACGGATAGATAGACATGTCTAGTTTTGAGCTTACGGATGATTCCACGCCAAGCACCTATAACAGAGAAAATGGACTACTATTTAATCCGGGGTGGGAGTTTCCACACATACCATATCCCCCACTAGACTACTTCAGTTTTTTCTAAAAGCTCAAATATACGTGATCGAA includes:
- the LOC108825287 gene encoding uncharacterized protein LOC108825287; the protein is MANDEIELTVTNPSHGHSLQHNVAKYSPECLICKESGKPEFYKCHLCDFNLCPACARKPLIVEPKRSHEHPLTLMPKSSFIFTCIACGVGDLRSPLCLCIPCCFTIHRECVDLPRVICINLHDEHRISFVLPLGVGAWKCGVCRKKVDGEYGAFSCSTCPNYAVHSRCAIKWEVWDQIELEGVPEEDPQEIAPFTVLGDDVIKHFSHEHNLKHIIQDAAEAAHYESKQCNACILPVYSDPCYICTNNECDFILHKVCANLPKMKRHPADPERFSLFTEDVGGISCSCCKQIGSGFAYIALGCVIDIRCALIRNGLIHKSHPHSPLFFLFRAGRSAICSNCNQNNFYMMSCDECDNFCLCFRCATLPSVVKNKYDQHPLYLSYGENTNGEYWCEICEERTDPNKWFYTCDECSSTLHITCVLGRKPYFRKGFIHKSEDSEIQILPNDYMTRPHCRRCSSRCEGPLVMKTLTLKDWFRCFNCTV
- the LOC108825654 gene encoding DNA repair RAD52-like protein 2, chloroplastic, coding for MSSSISSSTMSLQMQTSTTVFRNSAPSTASQRLLPLRTVAVRQETSSSWRGVRCSGVGDAWKQKAVPNSNYVVPMDDKFSSSSSITRPLIEILRDLNKKIPDNIVKSHGPGSNAASSGFIPWYHANRMLSFYAPGWCGEVRDVIYSENGSVVTVVYRLTIRGSDGEAHRESTGTATMTGDHIEDPVAEAEEMAFCRACARFGLGLYLYHES